AGTTCTGGCCGTGTCGGCCAATGAACTTTCTTCAGTTCAGCCTTTGAGCTTTTAAAGTATTTTCCCATTGACTGTGGTTTCTTTTCAGTCGCTGTTGTCTGAGTTGCCATCACACATCACATCCTTTTCGTATTTCTTGGTTACACCGGTATTACTTTGTTTCTCGGTGTAAGGTGTGGCACCTGTCAAATTTACAGTATTTTTTTAGTTCCATTCGATCTGGATCATTTTTCTTGTTTTTCATCGTATGATAATTTCTTCTTTTACACTCAGTGCAAGCCAATGTCACTT
The DNA window shown above is from Tindallia californiensis and carries:
- the secE gene encoding preprotein translocase subunit SecE, yielding MATQTTATEKKPQSMGKYFKSSKAELKKVHWPTRPELKNHTAVVVVVCAIATVILWLLDTVFGFGLNLII
- the rpmG gene encoding 50S ribosomal protein L33, producing the protein MRVKVTLACTECKRRNYHTMKNKKNDPDRMELKKYCKFDRCHTLHRETK